The following is a genomic window from Plasmodium berghei ANKA genome assembly, chromosome: 9.
agtatattcataatttcCAATAGgcttattatattttgctCTATTATGTGAAGATGATTGgtcattatttataactaATTCATCAAGTTTTTCGAgattaatattttgatcAAAATCAATATCATTTGTTGTGAGGGAAGTAAATGAGAAATGATTTACTTTATCAATAACACAATTAGGTTTTTCagttatataataacattttCCTTTAGCTTCATCCAAATTACTCGAATTAACAGATTTGTCTGCAATCCACACACCCcaatatctttttttttcgctTCTCTGTGAAACATCAGGAGACATTATGAACATATATTCTAAGCAAGAAGCAAACCAAGGAATATCAATGATATActctttatttataagaCTTTTGCATTTTCCTGTTGCTTCATCATATTTTCCAAAACTTTTAAATTTGAGAGGATATCTTGGTGGGCATTTCTCTTCATAGTCTGGTCTAATAAATGAAGTGACATATGTCCAATCTTTTGATAATGGAGTTTTTCTAACATCTTGGCAATTAGgtttatttatatcctCTTTCCTCTTTCTACAATCATTAACTCTTTCTTGTTCGTGTGTTCCTAATATTACACATTCTTTTGTTTCATGATTAAAATATGCTGGCAAATTACGgaaacatttattattatatgcattttcCAGGCACGGACCTAAACAATAACTATATAATGAGCAATCaagtaaattttttattaatgatGGATTAAACATTGGTAATGTTATGTTATTTGGGCGtgatttaaatatattttttatttttgacaTATTAGATCCCAATCGCCCCCCTAAACCATAAAGACCAAAATATAACAGTTTTTTAGTTCTATAATTATACGTTTTAAATGGTACATTCGATTTAAGTACAGTACTTTTGCACATACCATAATTATAAtcactttttattttatacaaattttcTTCATCCAAAGATTTGGGGCATTCATTTAAATCACCATGATGCATAGCTAATCCACTTTTCTCATATGGAAGTTCAACAtcatatttcatatatctGTTAAGGTACCCAGTACgtatttcatttaaaaaatttaaattaaaatattcatcTCCATTAGTACCTTCAAGTGCTTTAACAATAATCGATTTACCATAATTAGGACAACTTCCTTGTGCTCTTCCAGGAGAATAATGGTTAGGGCATATGTCATTTTTGTCGGtaattaataatgattGAACAGTATTAGCGGTTTCATgtgatattatattatattttaatttatcgCTTCCATATTTACCATCTTGTTTCCaatcaatatatatatgatttttttcaatatcaAACCTATCCATATATTCGGCTTGAGGAttaagtttattttttggttgtttataattattatttctttttaaatttatatccTGAGTTCCATATGTATTCCTCCTGTTGTTATTTGCGTCAATGCCAAGTCTATTATTCCCTTCATAACGGATTGAAGCACCCGTATTATGAGAAGGGGTTAAagaattttcaaaatacatatatttttttgttaattcccttttatgatttatttgaaGATATGATATTGGGGTAATCggataattatataatccatattttgtcttttttcCTTCGTTGCGTTTATTAGTTTGGAGTTTactattttcttttatttcactAATATCATTCATACTTATTACCATtcctttatttatattggaatttttaaactttttatcattatatgtTAGATTTCCACTCAATTCAGAATTTCGATTTTTCCCTATTTTGACATTTTCGATATCTGGATACTcaatattttgattattatcaaaatagtTTGCTGTTAAATTAGTAAAGGagtaataattttgtttttttaaaacacaTGTTGGCctttcttttaataatacaCACACACCCAAATCATTCATTGAATTtagtttattttgtttattttctaaaacCCAAACTCCCCATAAATAATTACTCCTTTTTTGATCTGGATTTTCATTCGCATAATTAAAGCTAAACAATTTCTCAATACATTGATTAAAGCTAATTACGGTATTATCGTATAACTTTGTAGGTGATTCACATTTTCCggtattataattaaagtAACCAAATTCACTATTATTTAGTGGGTATCTTGGTGGGCACTTTGTTTCATAATCTGGACGCAAAAAAGAAGATACATATGTCCAATCTTTTcccttttctttttttatagatgAAAAACATCTACCATTATTTCTAGAATGGTCTGAGTTgcaattttttgtttttttttcttcatgagttcctattattatacattCCTTTGTTTTGTGATTAAAAGCTACAGGTAAATCGCGAAAGCATTTGTTATCAAAATCTCTATCAAAACATGGCCCGATACAATGAGAATATATCGAACAGTCTTCCAAAGTTTCGACTAATTTAGGATATCtcatttgttttgttttataattttcaattGGATTATAAATGTGTAAAGGATATTCGGTATTAGAACCTAATCTACCCCCTAACCCATGTGATccaaaatatgtatatttactTATTAACAGctgttttttaattcttgtAGATATATTCTGTTTATTTCTATAGAATTTATCAAAACACATATCATactctttttcattttttatatcattagCATGATTTTTGTCATAAGGACAATTTGCAAACAAACCTTGGTACATAGCTAGCCCACTCATATTAACTGGGATTTCCAAATCAATCAACAACTTCTTATTTAATAAGCCCAAACTAATTTCATTTAAGAAATcttcattatattcatcTTTATCCAAGTTCATCGAAAATGTTTTTCCGTAATCTGGGCAACTACCTCTATATATCCCATCATTTTCATGATTTGAACAAAGTTGTGCACTTTCTAAAGTATTAAACTTagaatttatattatcttcATCATCTAATATAACGTAAATgcatgaaaataatattacagGATAATTCAAGtgtcaaaaaaaaacaaatttagataatttacataaaaatgaaataattttttttgatgctaattccttttttatcttACAAATATCAAATTTGAAATCCCCTTTTCCTAGTGATCCAGAGTTCGTCCATTTTATGTTTACATGGTTGTTTAGGATATCAAATCTGTCCATAAAATCTTCTTGTGGGTTATCTATGCCCCGTATAGAAGGAATCCATaaggatataaaaaagCAGAATCCAAAAATGTTGCAATATACTTTCATACTTTATATTATTGCAgtaattgaaaaaatttatatatgcatatagtATATATCTACAAGTAAATTCAATTAACCATTTACATTTATcagttaaaaaatatgcatataatatacaatgGTGCAGAATAAATGAAACACACCcgcaaaaaaattaaattaaaagcATCGGCATACTCCAAATAATACTAAAAcaacaattattttaacaatTCATTTTACTAAACATCCCTCAAAAAATACTTTCAAATATagttatttaaattttgaaaacaAAAGGaggaataatatatacaatatattaaaCTGGATAGTAAATGACTGCTATCATGTATGTTCTACAAATGTGTACaagtacatatatatacatctGCAATAaagcaaaaataaaaaaatttcagCATATTCTgaatatagaaatattCTTATACTAGCAAcacatatttaaataataccTTGAAATAAGAAAGACACGAAACACaagtaaatattaaatttcgtatatgcacataaactgtaaaaatattttgtaaaatacaACATGAAgcaaataataacaaattatatatataaagtatTTTAATCATTTAAAATGTATAGCGATCCactttaaaaataattttaaaaaataaataataataatgtatacGTGCaccatttaaatattaagctatttattataaaaaataattactataaataatttgtttatgatgtattttttgtgtaGAAAAACTGAAGGAAACTATCAATATAGACCCTTTCTTATAAGAATGCatgcataataatattatatttttttttaacttctatttttttttatatggtTCTTAATTCAAATgctttacatttttataaaaataactcgcatttattaatattctaaaaataaaataataataaataaatgataacaTAAACaagattaaaaaaaatgtggaATTGTATGCATGTTGTTCTTTGCATGTTATAATGAGAACATGATGTAAATTATGACcaagtaaatatattatcaatataataaatatatgtacatgtATAAAATGTGTAATTCCATTTTTCCTTTAAGGTGTCTTGCTTCtaaacaataaataacaCACAATTATTTTGGcgtcatttttttaaaagtatatatacaaaatgctcatgcaaatatttttgattgttatatatattttttttttgcgtTTTCTGGATTTATTTCATGGTGCATTTCGAATAATTGAGGAACATAGCTCCTTCCTAcaacaaatttaataaaaaaaaatatatatatattaaatggtTTTACAATTATTGGGCTATACacaaacataaaaattatagtttaaacataatttataattgaCATAATACGAACGCACATTtgcacacacatatataaatgctTAACCCCATCATAGTTTTGATTTTTCTCCATTTATCATCAGTTGTGTCATTTATTGCGCACATTTGTTGTAAGACTTTAACGGTTTTGTTTTTGTCTAGATACTCTAATGGAACAATTTCGATACCTACAATTTCagcattattattgttgtt
Proteins encoded in this region:
- a CDS encoding membrane associated erythrocyte binding-like protein; the encoded protein is MKVYCNIFGFCFFISLWIPSIRGIDNPQEDFMDRFDILNNHVNIKWTNSGSLGKGDFKFDIYDEDNINSKFNTLESAQLCSNHENDGIYRGSCPDYGKTFSMNLDKDEYNEDFLNEISLGLLNKKLLIDLEIPVNMSGLAMYQGLFANCPYDKNHANDIKNEKEYDMCFDKFYRNKQNISTRIKKQLLISKYTYFGSHGLGGRLGSNTEYPLHIYNPIENYKTKQMRYPKLVETLEDCSIYSHCIGPCFDRDFDNKCFRDLPVAFNHKTKECIIIGTHEEKKTKNCNSDHSRNNGRCFSSIKKEKGKDWTYVSSFLRPDYETKCPPRYPLNNSEFGYFNYNTGKCESPTKLYDNTVISFNQCIEKLFSFNYANENPDQKRSNYLWGVWVLENKQNKLNSMNDLGVCVLLKERPTCVLKKQNYYSFTNLTANYFDNNQNIEYPDIENVKIGKNRNSELSGNLTYNDKKFKNSNINKGMVISMNDISEIKENSKLQTNKRNEGKKTKYGLYNYPITPISYLQINHKRELTKKYMYFENSLTPSHNTGASIRYEGNNRLGIDANNNRRNTYGTQDINLKRNNNYKQPKNKLNPQAEYMDRFDIEKNHIYIDWKQDGKYGSDKLKYNIISHETANTVQSLLITDKNDICPNHYSPGRAQGSCPNYGKSIIVKALEGTNGDEYFNLNFLNEIRTGYLNRYMKYDVELPYEKSGLAMHHGDLNECPKSLDEENLYKIKSDYNYGMCKSTVLKSNVPFKTYNYRTKKLLYFGLYGLGGRLGSNMSKIKNIFKSRPNNITLPMFNPSLIKNLLDCSLYSYCLGPCLENAYNNKCFRNLPAYFNHETKECVILGTHEQERVNDCRKRKEDINKPNCQDVRKTPLSKDWTYVTSFIRPDYEEKCPPRYPLKFKSFGKYDEATGKCKSLINKEYIIDIPWFASCLEYMFIMSPDVSQRSEKKRYWGVWIADKSVNSSNLDEAKGKCYYITEKPNCVIDKVNHFSFTSLTTNDIDFDQNINLEKLDELVINNDQSSSHNRAKYNKPIGNYEYTIVRKHKSSPEHSSSVNTNSYTQNRMEEKFAKEIDSTRSTDRSRMDEVIRVREEAEKNAKIIRKFEELRIADMIKKRKEAGENAEEVKKAEEERKRIEAAKKVEEERKKAEAAKKAEEERKRIEEAKKVEEKRKKDEAAKKAEEKRKKDEAAKKAEEKRKKDEAAKKAEEKRKKDEAAKKAEEERKRIEEAKKVEEKRKKDEAAKKAEEKRKKDEAAKKAEEKRKKDEAAKKVEEERKRIEEAKKVEEKRKKDEAAKKAEEKRKKDEAAKKAEEKRKKDEAAKKAEEKRKKAEAAKKAEEKRKKDEAAKKAEEKRKKDEAAKKVEEERKKAEEAKKAEEERKRIEEAKKVEEKRKKDEAAKKVEEERKKAEAAKKAEEERKRIEEAKKAEEERKRIEEAKKVEEKRKKDEAAKKAEEERKRIEAAKKVEEERKRIEEAKKAEEERKRIEEAKKAEEERKRIEEAKKVEEKRKKDEAAKKAEEERKRIEAAKKVEEERKRIEEAKKAEEERKRIEEAKKVEEKRKKDEEAKKAEEERKRIETAKKVEEERKKAEAAKKAEEERKRIEAAKKVEEERKRIEAAKKAEEERKRIEEAKKAEEERKRIETAKKVEEERKKAEAAKKAEEERKRIEAAKKVEEERKRIEAAKKAEEERKRIEEAKKAEEEIKKDSNLAEKKISSSNYETRHIDDNSFKKLDEAEYKSRNIDSTRNKIISMSKENMCINDISSKYCDYMKDKISSGSCSNDERKQLCCSISDYCLNYFDYNSNKYYDCTKREFSDPLYKCFSKEEYSITFFYRNGLFCWGGNNNVHPDCHMFKTYRRKMV
- a CDS encoding membrane associated erythrocyte binding-like protein; the encoded protein is MKVYCNIFGFCFFISLWIPSIRGIDNPQEDFMDRFDILNNHVNIKWTNSGSLGKGDFKFDIYDEDNINSKFNTLESAQLCSNHENDGIYRGSCPDYGKTFSMNLDKDEYNEDFLNEISLGLLNKKLLIDLEIPVNMSGLAMYQGLFANCPYDKNHANDIKNEKEYDMCFDKFYRNKQNISTRIKKQLLISKYTYFGSHGLGGRLGSNTEYPLHIYNPIENYKTKQMRYPKLVETLEDCSIYSHCIGPCFDRDFDNKCFRDLPVAFNHKTKECIIIGTHEEKKTKNCNSDHSRNNGRCFSSIKKEKGKDWTYVSSFLRPDYETKCPPRYPLNNSEFGYFNYNTGKCESPTKLYDNTVISFNQCIEKLFSFNYANENPDQKRSNYLWGVWVLENKQNKLNSMNDLGVCVLLKERPTCVLKKQNYYSFTNLTANYFDNNQNIEYPDIENVKIGKNRNSELSGNLTYNDKKFKNSNINKGMVISMNDISEIKENSKLQTNKRNEGKKTKYGLYNYPITPISYLQINHKRELTKKYMYFENSLTPSHNTGASIRYEGNNRLGIDANNNRRNTYGTQDINLKRNNNYKQPKNKLNPQAEYMDRFDIEKNHIYIDWKQDGKYGSDKLKYNIISHETANTVQSLLITDKNDICPNHYSPGRAQGSCPNYGKSIIVKALEGTNGDEYFNLNFLNEIRTGYLNRYMKYDVELPYEKSGLAMHHGDLNECPKSLDEENLYKIKSDYNYGMCKSTVLKSNVPFKTYNYRTKKLLYFGLYGLGGRLGSNMSKIKNIFKSRPNNITLPMFNPSLIKNLLDCSLYSYCLGPCLENAYNNKCFRNLPAYFNHETKECVILGTHEQERVNDCRKRKEDINKPNCQDVRKTPLSKDWTYVTSFIRPDYEEKCPPRYPLKFKSFGKYDEATGKCKSLINKEYIIDIPWFASCLEYMFIMSPDVSQRSEKKRYWGVWIADKSVNSSNLDEAKGKCYYITEKPNCVIDKVNHFSFTSLTTNDIDFDQNINLEKLDELVINNDQSSSHNRAKYNKPIGNYEYTIVRKHKSSPEHSSSVNTNSYTQNRMEEKFAKEIDSTRSTDRSRMDEVIRVREEAEKNAKIIRKFEELRIADMIKKRKEAGENAEEVKKAEEERKRIEAAKKVEEERKKAEAAKKAEEERKRIEEAKKVEEKRKKDEAAKKAEEKRKKDEAAKKAEEKRKKDEAAKKAEEKRKKDEAAKKAEEERKRIEEAKKVEEKRKKDEAAKKAEEKRKKDEAAKKAEEKRKKDEAAKKVEEERKRIEEAKKVEEKRKKDEAAKKAEEKRKKDEAAKKAEEKRKKDEAAKKAEEKRKKAEAAKKAEEKRKKDEAAKKAEEKRKKDEAAKKVEEERKKAEEAKKAEEERKRIEEAKKVEEKRKKDEAAKKVEEERKKAEAAKKAEEERKRIEEAKKAEEERKRIEEAKKVEEKRKKDEAAKKAEEERKRIEAAKKVEEERKRIEEAKKAEEERKRIEEAKKAEEERKRIEEAKKVEEKRKKDEAAKKAEEERKRIEAAKKVEEERKRIEEAKKAEEERKRIEEAKKVEEKRKKDEEAKKAEEERKRIETAKKVEEERKKAEAAKKAEEERKRIEAAKKVEEERKRIEAAKKAEEERKRIEEAKKAEEERKRIETAKKVEEERKKAEAAKKAEEERKRIEAAKKVEEERKRIEAAKKAEEERKRIEEAKKAEEEIKKDSNLAEKKISSSNYETRHIDDNSFKKLDEAEYKSRNIDSTRNKIISMSKENMCINDISSKYCDYMKDKISSGSCSNDERKQLCCSISDYCLNYFDYNSNKYYDCTKREFSDPLYKCFSKEEYSKTVYFAGAGIIMSILIAICLKLIGGRWFKEVAFDEIVEDYDKVYTLAMISNEQI